From Passer domesticus isolate bPasDom1 chromosome 8, bPasDom1.hap1, whole genome shotgun sequence, a single genomic window includes:
- the LOC135305635 gene encoding olfactory receptor 14I1-like, with protein sequence MSNSSSISHFLLLALADTWQLQLLHFCLLLGISLAALLGNGLIISAVACGHHLHTPMFFFLLNLALSDLGSICTTVPKAMHNSLWDTTTISYTGCAAQLFFFGYFTSAEFYLLTIMCYDRYVSICKPLHYGTLLGSRACAHMAAAAWASAFLNALMHTANTFSLPLCHGNALGQFFCEVPQILKLSCSKSYLRELALLVFSICLGFGGFVFIVFSYVQIFRAVLRIPSEQGRHKAFSTCLPHLAVITLFMTTLMFAHLKPPSMSSPSRDLALSVLYSVVPPVLNPLIYSLRNQEIKAAVWRLMTGGFKEY encoded by the coding sequence atgtccaacagcagctccatcagccacttcctcctgctggcattggcagacacgtggcagctgcagctcctgcacttctgcctcttgctgggcatctccctggctgccctcctgggcaacggcctcatcatcagtgctgtagcctgcggccaccacctgcacacgcccatgttcttcttcctgctcaacctggccctcagcgacctgggctccatctgcaccactgtccccaaagccatgcacaattccctctgggacaccaccaccatctcctacacaggatgtgctgcacagctctttttctttggaTATTTCACTTCAGCAGAGTTTtatctcctgaccatcatgtgctacgaccgctacgtgtccatctgcaaacccctgcactacgggaccctcctgggcagcagagcttgtgcccacatggcagcagctgcctgggccagtgccttcctcaatgctctcatgcacacagccaatacattttctctgcccctgtgccatggaaatgccctgggccagttcttctgtgaggTGCCCCaaatcctcaagctctcctgctccaaatcctacctCAGGGAACTTGCACTTCTTGTGTTTTCCATCTGTTTGGGATTTGGcggttttgtgttcattgttttctcctatgtgcagatcttccgggctgtgctgaggatcccctctgagcagggacggcacaaagccttttccacctgcctcccacACCTGGCTGTGATCACCCTGTTCATGACCACTCTTATGTTTGCCCACCTGAAGCCtccctccatgtcctccccatcccgggatctggccctgtcagttctgtattcggtggtgcctccagtcctaaaccccctcatctacagcctgaggaaccaggagatcaaggctgcagtgtggagactgatgactggaggCTTTAAGGAGTATTAA